One genomic segment of Chitinophaga parva includes these proteins:
- a CDS encoding transglutaminase domain-containing protein — protein MLRFVLAALVLLTTPTRLQAQEKSPCQFGQVSVDDFRPTSYAVDTGAAAVYLADVGKASYNDRSGDLELEFTRYTRIHILHKNGYDEATFTIPLYSGNAGKPDVLNDLKAVTYNLENGRVVATKLDIKTIFTEKEDREWVVKKFSMPAVKEGSIVEVSYTRSGYVDRTPPSWDFQGSCPRIWSGYTVSIPQWYGFVFLRQGYYDVDYDSKERVANFAFNYTPTGAHEAHRGIASVSVTDHFFSARNLPGLRDESFTTTLRNHLCRVEFQLASVHYPNSDEHRILSTWPQMQEELFRDATFGAPLMEDNVFLEDVIKQLTAKAPNDTEKAKAIYRWVQQHMTCTGYSGMYMEAPGLRHVFTSGRGTGADINLLLVAMLRKAGLEAWPLILSTRAHGKTYEEYPLHRRFDYVTAWVQADGREYNLDGSRGHLGFGHLPLYLYNGHARLMSPEAPARYFNADTLHENLVTAVRMNVAANGNVKGTYTEQEGYYRSLHLRDDVASQGQDAFRQRLARILGNDATVSNLQLINLDSIDAPVAENFDFEWEHNGDGSRLYLHPIVGQVQVRNPFTAMERRYPVEMSYMDNETYIASILIPPGYVVEGVPAPANITLPDGAATFRYQLRQDGNLVQVRVMLNFNRAVFSPEEYEGLRRFFDLIVNKEAELLVLRKQS, from the coding sequence ATGTTGCGTTTTGTTTTAGCAGCCCTGGTCTTACTGACCACCCCTACCAGGCTGCAGGCCCAGGAGAAAAGCCCCTGCCAGTTTGGCCAGGTGTCTGTGGACGATTTCCGTCCCACCAGTTATGCAGTGGACACGGGCGCCGCAGCCGTGTACCTGGCAGACGTGGGCAAGGCTTCCTACAATGACCGCAGCGGTGACCTGGAACTGGAATTTACCCGCTACACCCGCATTCACATCCTCCACAAAAACGGCTACGATGAAGCCACCTTTACCATCCCTTTATACAGTGGCAATGCCGGCAAGCCGGATGTGCTGAACGACCTCAAAGCTGTAACCTACAACCTGGAAAACGGCCGCGTGGTGGCCACAAAACTGGATATCAAAACCATCTTCACAGAAAAGGAGGACCGGGAATGGGTAGTGAAAAAGTTTTCCATGCCCGCCGTGAAAGAAGGCTCCATCGTAGAGGTAAGTTATACGCGCTCCGGTTATGTGGACCGTACCCCGCCCAGTTGGGACTTCCAAGGCAGCTGCCCCCGTATCTGGAGCGGCTATACGGTGAGCATCCCGCAATGGTACGGCTTCGTTTTCCTGCGCCAGGGATATTATGATGTGGACTACGATAGCAAGGAACGGGTGGCCAACTTTGCATTTAACTACACACCCACCGGGGCGCACGAGGCCCACCGCGGCATCGCATCCGTGAGCGTTACTGACCACTTTTTCTCCGCCCGTAACCTGCCCGGCCTGCGCGATGAAAGTTTTACCACCACCCTGCGCAACCACCTGTGCCGCGTGGAGTTTCAGCTGGCATCCGTGCATTATCCCAACAGTGATGAGCACAGGATACTGTCCACCTGGCCCCAGATGCAGGAAGAGCTGTTCCGGGATGCCACGTTTGGCGCACCACTTATGGAGGACAACGTATTCCTGGAGGATGTGATAAAACAACTGACCGCCAAAGCGCCCAATGACACGGAAAAAGCAAAGGCTATCTATCGCTGGGTACAGCAACACATGACCTGCACCGGTTACAGCGGCATGTACATGGAGGCACCCGGCCTGCGCCATGTATTTACCAGCGGCAGGGGCACCGGGGCGGATATTAACCTGCTGCTGGTGGCCATGCTCAGGAAAGCCGGGCTGGAAGCCTGGCCCCTGATCCTCAGCACCCGCGCGCACGGCAAAACGTATGAAGAATATCCCCTGCACCGCCGCTTTGATTATGTAACAGCGTGGGTGCAGGCAGATGGACGGGAATACAACCTGGACGGCTCCCGCGGGCACCTGGGCTTCGGGCACCTGCCGCTTTATCTTTATAACGGGCATGCCCGCCTGATGAGCCCCGAAGCTCCCGCACGCTACTTCAACGCAGACACGCTGCACGAAAACCTGGTGACGGCCGTGCGCATGAACGTGGCCGCCAATGGCAATGTGAAAGGCACCTACACGGAGCAGGAAGGCTACTATCGCTCCCTGCACCTCCGCGATGATGTGGCAAGCCAGGGCCAGGACGCATTCCGGCAAAGGTTGGCCCGCATCCTGGGCAACGATGCCACCGTGAGCAACCTGCAACTGATTAACCTCGATAGCATAGATGCCCCGGTGGCTGAAAATTTTGATTTTGAATGGGAGCACAACGGGGATGGAAGCCGTTTGTACCTCCATCCCATCGTGGGGCAGGTGCAGGTGCGCAATCCTTTCACGGCCATGGAGCGGCGTTACCCGGTGGAGATGAGTTATATGGACAATGAAACGTATATTGCCTCCATTCTTATACCGCCCGGCTACGTGGTGGAAGGCGTGCCTGCACCGGCAAACATAACCCTACCCGATGGTGCCGCTACTTTCCGCTACCAGCTGCGCCAGGATGGAAACCTGGTGCAGGTAAGGGTGATGCTTAATTTTAACCGCGCTGTCTTTAGCCCTGAAGAATATGAAGGCTTGCGCCGTTTTTTTGATCTTATTGTAAACAAGGAAGCGGAGTTATTGGTGCTCCGGAAACAATCATAA
- a CDS encoding transglutaminase domain-containing protein codes for MRRFHLLSLFLLTSLSTLGQEKNPYTFGKVSPEDFHKAPYAIDSGAAAVILADAGAAEFDGRTGDMELLTHRYLRAHILKKAGYAAAEFEVYLNDERTDRSDVLQHLRGSTYNLENGAVVETKLDPAQVYVTKNKEDHLVRFTMPNVKEGSIIEVSYDCQYYSMNSPAPWYFQGQYPVLWSQFTMQVPSFYAFAVLPRGYYQLNVTKKESQGSWRWHQDADLSTSYAAQEENGSVSAHVTNYSYTMHNLPALNVESYSSSWYNFASGVEFQLAAVNFGPDESNKHEIIPTWPKLQEELMKRSDYGARLLEDNFYLKEVAEKLTAGKQTDREKAAAIFYWMQHTMGRKPENYLLGQTPLKKAFQERKGTSTEINLLLVEMLRAANLDAWPIILSTRDHGFTYPDYPLYHQYNYTIAWINLQEGPSMLDASEPALAFGQLPLRCYNGHARLMTPDAPAIMLSPDSLHETEVTYVHAELDEEGNLSGSASIMAGYHHALRLRQQGMSSIKENIHAVTGLPKEVAVSNIVVDGKDDPEAPLTLKADFKLAPEESKPDLIYLTPVLAGGESKNPFTQNERLYPVEFGYTQRANYTASITLPDHYKVESLPKPANVMLPDSSASFRYVIQQEGNAVQLRVSMVFKKSFFKPDEYDALRGFFDFIVKKEAETVVLKKQ; via the coding sequence ATGCGTAGATTTCATTTATTGTCCCTGTTCCTGCTGACCAGTCTTTCCACACTGGGCCAGGAGAAAAATCCATATACTTTTGGCAAGGTGTCCCCGGAGGATTTTCATAAGGCGCCCTACGCGATAGATTCCGGTGCGGCGGCGGTGATCCTGGCAGATGCCGGTGCCGCTGAATTTGACGGGCGCACGGGAGACATGGAGCTGCTTACCCACCGTTATCTGCGGGCACACATCCTCAAAAAGGCAGGTTACGCCGCCGCGGAGTTTGAAGTGTACCTCAATGATGAACGTACAGACCGGTCAGATGTGCTCCAGCACCTGCGCGGCTCCACCTACAACCTGGAAAACGGCGCGGTGGTGGAAACAAAGCTGGACCCTGCCCAGGTGTACGTTACCAAAAACAAGGAAGACCACCTGGTGCGTTTTACGATGCCCAATGTGAAAGAAGGATCCATCATAGAAGTAAGCTACGATTGCCAGTACTATTCCATGAACTCACCGGCTCCCTGGTATTTCCAGGGACAATATCCCGTGCTATGGAGCCAGTTTACCATGCAGGTGCCAAGCTTTTATGCCTTCGCAGTGCTGCCGCGCGGCTATTACCAACTGAATGTTACCAAAAAGGAATCACAGGGAAGCTGGCGCTGGCACCAGGATGCAGACCTGTCTACCAGCTACGCCGCCCAGGAAGAAAACGGCAGCGTGTCTGCCCATGTAACCAACTACAGCTACACCATGCACAACCTGCCCGCGCTCAACGTGGAAAGCTATTCCAGCTCCTGGTACAATTTTGCCAGTGGCGTGGAGTTCCAGCTGGCAGCGGTGAATTTTGGCCCGGATGAATCGAACAAACACGAGATCATTCCTACCTGGCCTAAGTTACAGGAAGAGTTGATGAAACGTTCCGACTATGGCGCCCGTCTCCTCGAAGATAATTTCTATCTCAAGGAAGTGGCGGAGAAGCTTACCGCAGGCAAGCAAACAGACCGGGAAAAAGCAGCCGCCATCTTTTACTGGATGCAGCACACCATGGGCCGCAAACCGGAGAATTACCTGCTGGGCCAAACGCCGCTGAAAAAGGCGTTCCAGGAGCGCAAGGGCACCAGCACGGAGATCAACCTGCTGCTGGTGGAAATGCTGCGCGCCGCTAACCTGGACGCATGGCCTATCATCCTCAGCACCCGCGACCATGGATTTACGTACCCCGACTATCCACTGTATCATCAATACAACTACACCATTGCCTGGATCAATCTGCAGGAGGGCCCCTCCATGCTGGACGCATCTGAGCCCGCGCTGGCCTTTGGGCAGTTGCCGCTGCGCTGCTATAACGGGCACGCGCGCCTCATGACGCCCGACGCACCGGCCATCATGCTGAGCCCAGATTCCCTGCACGAAACAGAGGTGACGTATGTACACGCGGAACTGGATGAGGAAGGCAACCTGAGTGGCTCGGCCAGCATCATGGCTGGCTACCACCATGCGCTGCGCCTGCGCCAGCAGGGGATGTCATCCATCAAAGAAAACATTCACGCCGTTACCGGGTTGCCCAAAGAGGTTGCGGTAAGCAACATTGTGGTAGACGGTAAGGACGACCCGGAGGCGCCGCTTACCCTAAAAGCAGATTTTAAACTGGCGCCGGAAGAAAGCAAGCCGGATCTTATTTACCTCACGCCCGTACTGGCAGGGGGCGAAAGCAAAAATCCCTTTACCCAAAATGAGCGCCTCTACCCGGTGGAATTTGGATACACACAGCGCGCCAATTACACCGCCAGTATCACGCTGCCGGATCATTACAAGGTGGAAAGCCTGCCCAAGCCGGCCAATGTAATGCTGCCCGACAGCAGCGCCAGTTTCCGCTACGTGATCCAGCAGGAGGGCAATGCCGTGCAGCTGCGCGTATCCATGGTGTTTAAAAAATCTTTTTTTAAACCGGATGAATATGATGCCCTGCGTGGATTTTTTGATTTTATAGTGAAGAAGGAAGCGGAGACGGTAGTGTTGAAGAAGCAATAA
- a CDS encoding transglutaminase-like domain-containing protein produces the protein MNRTFKALLGLCATLFVVPVLAQDKNKEKIPYRFGKVTAQDFAPKVYSIDSAAHAVILCDVGNAGYNSSSGSMEMVFHRYTRVRILHKAGYDAADFSVRMRKGASAADDDRLTDLKAVTYNLENGQVVETKLDSKSVFTTKVTDHIFDESFTLPNVKEGSIIEVSYDLHRFTSYALPSWRFQGKYPREWCEYDVSIPELFNFVFMRQGYYPVTESKETRLERFHIRYEPDGATGRSESSDLEQNVTDYRFVSHNMPALHEEPFTTTIRNHEQAITFQLASIRWPSGVTKNVLGSWSQLAQSLLEDENFGASLSKNNGYLADVVKQVTAGAQTGEEKARRLYAYIQHNYSCTEAERLYMDEDGLKAVFNNKKGNSTALNLLLVAMLRRAGLQAWPIILSTRDNGTTPAMYPLADRYNYVVVYAQDGDQAFSMDASRPLLGFNHLPLECYNGHARMVTPDMPAVFLEADSLQELDRTTVMATLDSTGNLTGNVQSQPGYYGSYKIRRDIHDKGNASFFKETGKSFYNDALISNEQVSDLDSLDVPLMTSFDFKVNSTGDEDHLYLTPLFGAATRENPFAAVERRYPVEFPYMMWEMYTLNLALPPNYEVEELPKPAVVKLNEVDGVFQYLVQASAENVQLRVVVHLTRANFQPEEYNDLRAFFDYIVKKEAEQIVLKKKA, from the coding sequence ATGAACAGAACATTTAAAGCCCTCCTGGGGCTTTGCGCAACCTTGTTTGTAGTACCCGTACTGGCGCAGGACAAGAACAAAGAAAAAATACCTTACCGCTTTGGCAAAGTAACAGCGCAGGACTTTGCCCCCAAGGTATACTCCATCGACTCTGCGGCGCATGCCGTGATCCTTTGCGATGTGGGCAATGCCGGCTACAACTCCAGCAGCGGCAGCATGGAAATGGTATTCCACCGCTATACCCGCGTGCGCATCCTGCACAAGGCGGGCTACGATGCGGCCGATTTTTCCGTGCGCATGCGCAAAGGTGCTTCCGCGGCGGACGATGACCGCCTTACAGACCTGAAAGCCGTTACCTACAACCTGGAAAACGGCCAGGTGGTGGAAACAAAACTGGATAGCAAATCCGTCTTCACCACCAAAGTAACGGACCACATCTTTGATGAATCCTTTACCCTGCCCAATGTGAAGGAAGGGTCCATCATTGAAGTAAGCTACGACCTGCACCGCTTTACCAGCTATGCCCTGCCATCCTGGCGCTTCCAGGGCAAGTACCCGCGGGAGTGGTGTGAGTACGATGTGAGCATTCCCGAGCTGTTTAATTTCGTGTTCATGCGCCAGGGTTACTACCCGGTTACAGAGAGCAAGGAAACGCGCCTGGAGCGCTTCCACATCCGCTATGAGCCGGATGGCGCTACCGGCCGTTCTGAATCATCAGACCTGGAGCAGAACGTTACTGACTACCGCTTTGTAAGCCACAATATGCCGGCGCTGCACGAAGAGCCTTTCACGACCACCATCCGCAACCATGAGCAGGCTATCACATTTCAGCTGGCTTCTATCCGGTGGCCGAGTGGGGTTACTAAAAATGTATTGGGCTCCTGGAGCCAGCTGGCCCAGTCCCTCCTGGAAGATGAGAACTTTGGCGCCTCGCTGAGCAAGAACAACGGGTACCTGGCCGATGTAGTGAAGCAGGTGACCGCCGGCGCGCAAACGGGGGAAGAAAAAGCCCGCCGCCTGTACGCATACATCCAGCATAATTACTCCTGCACGGAAGCAGAACGCCTGTACATGGATGAAGATGGTCTGAAAGCTGTTTTCAATAATAAGAAGGGCAATAGTACTGCGCTGAACCTCTTGCTGGTGGCCATGTTGCGCCGGGCAGGCCTGCAGGCATGGCCCATCATCCTCAGTACGCGCGATAATGGTACCACACCGGCCATGTACCCGCTGGCAGACCGTTATAACTATGTTGTTGTGTATGCACAGGATGGTGACCAGGCTTTTTCCATGGATGCATCCCGGCCCCTGCTGGGCTTCAACCACCTGCCCCTGGAATGCTACAACGGGCATGCCCGCATGGTGACGCCGGACATGCCGGCGGTATTCCTGGAAGCAGATTCCCTGCAGGAACTGGACAGGACGACGGTGATGGCCACGCTGGATAGTACCGGTAACCTGACCGGTAACGTACAGTCGCAACCGGGGTATTATGGCTCTTATAAGATCCGGCGCGATATACACGATAAAGGCAATGCCAGCTTTTTTAAAGAAACCGGGAAGTCTTTTTACAACGATGCACTGATCAGTAATGAACAGGTGTCTGACCTCGACAGCCTGGATGTACCGTTGATGACCTCTTTTGATTTCAAGGTGAATAGCACCGGGGATGAAGACCATCTGTACCTGACACCTTTATTCGGTGCTGCTACCCGTGAAAATCCTTTTGCCGCAGTGGAACGCCGCTACCCGGTGGAGTTTCCCTACATGATGTGGGAGATGTATACGCTCAACCTGGCACTGCCGCCTAATTACGAAGTGGAGGAACTGCCCAAACCCGCGGTGGTAAAACTCAATGAAGTGGATGGCGTGTTCCAGTACCTGGTGCAGGCCTCCGCGGAGAATGTACAGCTGCGCGTGGTAGTACACCTTACCCGTGCTAATTTCCAGCCGGAGGAGTACAACGACCTCCGTGCATTTTTCGATTACATTGTAAAAAAAGAAGCCGAGCAGATCGTGCTAAAAAAGAAAGCCTGA
- a CDS encoding DUF3857 domain-containing protein, with the protein MKKLWCSAALLMAAFSGIKAQDMRPELAAALIPDSLKKNAHAVVRESTETFRMEELSRSHNIRHYTVTILDPEGDRYGVIIHTYTPGLYEVAGVKATLYDANGMRVRKMKMSDMEDGNYDVDGAMVDDTRYKYYNFSCHQYPYTVDYELDIKMYNSYSFPDWLPQEREDVAVQHSALSVQLPDNYPLRYRLGRVGKPKESAPEKGMHQYDWTVSGLCAMPHEAMAEAWSRRSPNVLTGPGDFEMQRYKGNLDSWSNMGKFFSTLNANRDVLPDAMIAKVHQLTDTLKTVDQKIAALYQYLQQNTRYVNISLGIGGLQTYDAQYVARRGYGDCKALSNYMQSLLKAAGIPSSCVLIHGGSYETDFIPDFVSDQFNHVIVMVPHNQDTTWLECTSQTLFPGYLSAFTSNRYCLAVTPDGGALVHTPTYKMEDNRRNSFMQVTVDETGNAHMDCTTHYTGQEQDGRHQLIHNRSKEEILRALKDAYSLPTYDVAGYTWQEYPGRIPAIDEHIQLDVNGYAQVTGKRLFVVPNVLHHSGVKLNKDTVRTANLQLDDTYHYSDTTRFTLPGGYKAEALPRAQDLHSAFGDYHCEVQLKDNQLTYIRDFKQRSGIFPAASYQDAVNFYDAVYKADRSRAVFVKE; encoded by the coding sequence ATGAAGAAGTTATGGTGTAGCGCTGCCTTACTGATGGCGGCTTTTAGCGGCATTAAAGCACAGGACATGCGCCCGGAGCTGGCCGCCGCCCTCATACCGGACAGCCTGAAGAAAAATGCACATGCCGTGGTGCGGGAAAGCACGGAAACCTTCCGCATGGAAGAGCTGAGCCGCAGCCACAATATCCGGCATTATACCGTTACCATCCTCGATCCGGAGGGTGACCGCTATGGTGTCATTATCCATACTTACACGCCTGGCCTGTATGAAGTGGCGGGCGTAAAAGCTACGCTCTATGATGCCAATGGCATGCGTGTAAGGAAGATGAAAATGTCGGATATGGAGGATGGCAACTATGACGTAGATGGCGCCATGGTAGACGATACGCGGTACAAATACTACAACTTTTCCTGCCACCAGTATCCTTACACGGTGGACTATGAGCTGGATATAAAAATGTATAACAGCTACAGCTTCCCGGACTGGCTCCCGCAGGAGCGGGAAGATGTGGCCGTGCAACATAGCGCCCTCTCCGTGCAGCTGCCGGATAATTACCCGCTGCGCTACCGGTTGGGCCGCGTAGGCAAGCCAAAGGAAAGCGCCCCGGAAAAGGGCATGCACCAGTACGACTGGACGGTGAGCGGCCTTTGCGCCATGCCGCATGAAGCCATGGCAGAGGCGTGGAGCCGCCGCAGCCCCAATGTGCTCACCGGCCCCGGCGACTTTGAAATGCAGCGCTATAAGGGCAACCTGGATAGCTGGAGTAACATGGGTAAATTCTTCAGTACCCTCAATGCAAACCGGGATGTGCTGCCGGACGCCATGATCGCAAAGGTGCACCAGCTCACAGATACCCTGAAGACCGTGGATCAGAAAATAGCGGCCCTGTACCAATACCTGCAGCAGAACACCCGCTATGTAAATATTTCCCTGGGCATAGGCGGTCTGCAAACCTACGATGCGCAATACGTAGCCAGGCGTGGTTACGGGGATTGTAAGGCCTTGTCCAACTACATGCAAAGCCTCCTCAAGGCAGCCGGCATTCCTTCCAGTTGTGTGCTCATTCACGGCGGCAGTTATGAAACAGATTTCATCCCCGATTTTGTAAGTGACCAGTTTAATCACGTGATCGTAATGGTGCCGCATAACCAGGATACCACCTGGCTGGAATGCACCAGCCAGACGCTGTTTCCCGGTTACCTGAGCGCTTTCACATCTAACCGCTATTGCCTGGCCGTTACCCCCGATGGAGGTGCCCTGGTGCACACGCCTACGTATAAAATGGAAGACAACCGCCGTAATTCCTTTATGCAGGTAACGGTGGATGAAACGGGCAATGCCCACATGGACTGTACCACGCACTACACCGGGCAGGAACAGGATGGCCGCCACCAGCTCATTCACAACCGCTCTAAAGAAGAGATCCTGCGTGCCCTGAAAGACGCCTATAGCCTGCCTACCTACGACGTGGCCGGCTATACCTGGCAAGAGTATCCGGGAAGGATTCCTGCCATTGATGAACACATTCAGCTGGATGTAAATGGCTATGCACAGGTGACCGGGAAGCGCCTCTTCGTGGTGCCCAATGTGCTGCATCACTCCGGGGTGAAACTGAATAAGGATACCGTCCGCACGGCAAACCTGCAGTTGGATGATACCTATCATTACAGCGATACCACCCGCTTCACACTTCCCGGTGGGTACAAGGCAGAAGCCCTGCCCAGGGCACAGGACCTGCACAGCGCCTTTGGCGACTATCACTGCGAGGTACAGCTGAAAGACAACCAGCTTACCTACATCCGTGATTTTAAACAGCGCAGCGGCATCTTCCCCGCGGCCTCCTACCAGGATGCTGTGAATTTCTATGATGCGGTGTACAAAGCGGATAGGAGCAGGGCGGTGTTTGTGAAGGAATGA
- a CDS encoding DUF937 domain-containing protein — MSLDLVDSTRNLFTADVISRAATQLGEADTNVQKAIHGLIPSALTGILYQAGSDAGASNILAYSRDAANTAPPVSFGSTVFAPGAAFAPGATDWGHNLFGDKTAGLAALVAAYAAVRESSALSLLNAVIPAAYSVIGQYAGANNLGPGGVVALLHDQRDRIISAVPSGIPVAGILGLPALADVGERIHRAHAAYARPSANHHYREHRKRSFPVALVFVILIIIIGAAWFFLSGNHDTKNRLTTSDTTVSTIPTADTVVTTTTTTTSQQVDTIKH; from the coding sequence ATGTCACTTGACCTTGTAGACAGCACCCGCAATCTTTTCACGGCGGACGTTATCAGCCGGGCAGCTACCCAACTGGGAGAGGCCGATACGAATGTACAAAAAGCAATTCACGGGCTGATACCCTCCGCACTGACCGGCATCTTATACCAGGCCGGCAGCGACGCCGGGGCCAGCAACATACTTGCCTACAGCCGCGACGCGGCGAATACTGCCCCGCCCGTTAGTTTTGGCAGCACCGTGTTTGCTCCCGGGGCTGCTTTTGCACCGGGCGCCACGGACTGGGGCCATAACCTCTTTGGCGATAAAACCGCCGGCCTGGCCGCCCTGGTAGCCGCTTATGCGGCCGTCCGCGAGTCTTCCGCCCTCTCCCTCCTGAACGCGGTGATACCCGCCGCCTACAGCGTAATCGGCCAATACGCGGGCGCCAACAACCTGGGCCCCGGCGGCGTGGTAGCCCTCCTGCACGACCAGCGCGACCGTATTATCAGCGCCGTGCCTTCCGGCATCCCGGTAGCCGGCATCCTGGGCCTGCCAGCGCTGGCAGATGTGGGGGAACGCATTCACCGCGCACACGCCGCTTATGCCAGGCCTTCGGCCAACCATCACTACCGGGAGCACCGCAAACGCAGCTTTCCCGTGGCACTGGTATTTGTGATCCTGATCATCATCATTGGCGCCGCCTGGTTCTTCTTAAGCGGCAACCACGATACGAAAAACAGGCTCACCACCAGCGATACCACAGTGTCCACTATTCCCACTGCAGATACTGTGGTGACCACCACCACCACTACCACTTCGCAACAGGTGGATACTATCAAACATTAA